From the Ruminiclostridium josui JCM 17888 genome, one window contains:
- a CDS encoding MFS transporter, with amino-acid sequence MKNTKNNNFIRSRLSLLMFLQFFISGITCPIMSLYLIKCLNFSGDQTGIILSVSGITTILSSVMGTLIADKILTVNRLLGICHLVAAVFMTILTLQTRFELVLVSYLLYTLSFGCTNGCVSAVVFHHEENAKKNFGGIQMWGSIGWIAAGWLFSFVWIRDLSGIMAINRMADALKISAAISFILFMYTFSLPVKKIKPGSRKSLVPREALAVFTKPQNLFLAAMVFITFTSFQYYLFGIGPYLQQSNYGEANIMPLMSVAQIAEAVALGVLGYFIVRKDFKKVLIIGLVSNLWRFVALLISPAFPTVVSALVCHGMASAFFFTASCIYLDSQCKDSTARPGVQQIIIMLAYGVGASLGNLSAGRAVTMFETTVAGVVNYSAFWSVPLIVNAVMFLPFILVFKDGLEEKVSKKKEVDGLSKKLSIKEI; translated from the coding sequence ATGAAAAATACGAAAAATAATAATTTTATAAGATCAAGACTCTCTTTGCTAATGTTTTTACAATTCTTTATTTCAGGAATAACTTGTCCGATTATGAGTTTATACTTAATAAAATGCCTGAATTTTTCCGGGGATCAAACAGGAATTATACTTTCAGTATCGGGGATAACTACAATTTTATCATCTGTTATGGGAACGTTGATTGCAGATAAAATATTAACAGTAAATCGCCTTCTTGGAATTTGCCATTTGGTTGCTGCAGTATTTATGACTATACTTACGCTTCAGACAAGGTTTGAATTGGTGCTTGTTTCATATTTACTTTATACACTATCCTTTGGATGTACAAATGGATGCGTATCTGCAGTAGTATTCCATCATGAGGAGAATGCAAAGAAAAATTTTGGCGGTATCCAGATGTGGGGCTCTATCGGTTGGATAGCGGCCGGATGGCTATTTAGCTTTGTGTGGATAAGAGATCTCTCAGGTATTATGGCCATAAACAGGATGGCGGATGCATTAAAAATCTCAGCAGCCATTTCCTTTATACTATTTATGTATACCTTTTCTTTGCCTGTTAAAAAAATAAAGCCTGGCAGTCGAAAGTCTCTTGTACCGCGAGAAGCACTGGCCGTTTTTACAAAGCCACAAAATCTGTTTCTTGCGGCAATGGTTTTTATTACATTTACCTCATTTCAATACTATTTGTTTGGTATCGGACCTTATTTACAGCAGAGCAATTACGGAGAAGCTAATATTATGCCCTTGATGAGTGTGGCACAAATAGCTGAGGCTGTGGCACTTGGAGTTCTTGGATACTTTATAGTACGCAAGGACTTCAAAAAGGTGTTGATAATCGGTCTGGTAAGTAATTTGTGGAGATTTGTGGCACTGCTTATAAGTCCCGCTTTTCCGACTGTAGTATCTGCACTTGTTTGTCATGGTATGGCATCAGCCTTCTTTTTCACTGCATCGTGTATCTACCTTGACAGCCAATGCAAAGATAGTACGGCCCGGCCGGGAGTTCAGCAGATAATAATAATGCTTGCATATGGAGTAGGTGCGTCCTTAGGAAACTTGTCTGCTGGAAGGGCTGTAACAATGTTTGAAACAACTGTAGCGGGAGTTGTTAATTACTCCGCTTTCTGGAGTGTACCACTGATTGTCAATGCAGTTATGTTCCTGCCATTCATTTTAGTATTTAAAGATGGGTTAGAGGAAAAAGTATCAAAGAAAAAAGAAGTTGATGGTTTATCTAAAAAATTGTCTATAAAGGAGATATAA
- a CDS encoding Gfo/Idh/MocA family protein translates to MKIGIVGCGYIANYYATTLPNHPELELVGVTDINIDRAKKFAKFYGAKHFSTVEDLLKEQEIAIVLNCTNPHSHYEVSRAVLMANKHVYTEKPMGMDFDEASKLVNLAKERKLFIASAPSILLGEYAQGIMKALRDEEIGHPILAYAQLDDGAVHNMRYWTWISRTGTEWPYENEFRVGSLLEHAGYCLTLLTAFFGPVKEVQAYTRCLVPNKINKDRIEDLGPDYSEACLEFRSGMVARLTIGSVAPHNHSLMIVGDEGVITTDDLYWNVQQKVYIQKRITSDSKNRENSHVYLTEKKEYEFERPEDFKFRSQDEVNVDWAKGVAELADAILHKRKCRLDMSHALHVMEIIDVLENARSFSGPQKIRTVFDPIEPADWIKEEKLLKGLTA, encoded by the coding sequence ATGAAAATTGGTATTGTAGGATGCGGTTATATCGCTAATTACTATGCAACAACACTACCGAACCACCCCGAGCTAGAGCTTGTAGGAGTAACGGATATTAATATCGACAGAGCAAAAAAGTTTGCAAAGTTTTATGGAGCTAAGCATTTCAGCACTGTTGAGGATTTACTGAAGGAGCAGGAGATAGCAATTGTTTTAAATTGCACAAATCCACACAGCCATTATGAAGTTTCAAGAGCAGTGCTTATGGCTAATAAACATGTATACACTGAAAAGCCTATGGGAATGGATTTTGATGAAGCATCAAAGCTGGTGAACTTGGCAAAAGAAAGAAAGTTATTTATTGCATCGGCACCGAGCATTCTTTTAGGAGAATATGCACAGGGAATAATGAAAGCCTTGAGAGACGAAGAAATCGGACATCCTATTCTTGCATACGCACAGCTTGACGACGGTGCTGTACATAATATGCGTTACTGGACTTGGATAAGCAGAACAGGAACTGAATGGCCATATGAAAACGAGTTTCGGGTAGGAAGTCTTTTGGAACATGCAGGGTATTGCCTTACATTACTTACTGCATTTTTCGGACCTGTTAAGGAAGTTCAGGCATACACTCGTTGCCTTGTACCAAATAAAATAAATAAAGACAGGATAGAAGACCTTGGGCCGGATTATAGCGAAGCATGCCTGGAATTCAGATCAGGTATGGTAGCAAGATTGACAATAGGCTCAGTTGCACCACATAATCATTCACTGATGATTGTAGGGGATGAGGGAGTAATTACTACTGATGATTTGTATTGGAATGTTCAACAAAAAGTATACATTCAGAAGAGGATAACTTCCGATTCCAAAAACCGTGAGAACTCACATGTATATTTAACGGAGAAGAAAGAATATGAATTTGAAAGACCCGAAGATTTTAAGTTCAGAAGCCAGGATGAAGTAAATGTGGACTGGGCAAAAGGAGTAGCAGAACTCGCGGATGCTATTTTACATAAAAGAAAATGCCGTTTGGATATGAGCCATGCACTTCATGTAATGGAAATAATTGATGTACTGGAAAATGCACGCAGCTTCAGTGGACCGCAGAAAATAAGGACTGTATTCGATCCTATAGAACCTGCAGACTGGATAAAAGAAGAAAAATTGCTAAAGGGCCTTACAGCTTAG
- a CDS encoding peptidoglycan-binding protein, with protein sequence MNLKKIKSLISDIPKKISNYKNKYPSKYKYIIISCSGAAALALTAAIAFTLPTSSSKFVATGKQESTASVPNKTTPQKYSKTTSESTVLNKTSRGSNPMNPLQGDIIKLGVKDSTVTVIQKKLMELDYLEIDEPTEEFGEPVKFAIELFQRKNKLPITGEVDAKTYELLLSEDAKEYTVYLGAEGTDVQQLQERLYELGYINKATGYFGTDTDTAVKEFQKRNGLYDDGNVGKQTREILYSAKAVPMSFYLGDENSEILQYKQRLYELGYLTAKPNGKYDDDTVLAVKRFQENNGLISDGFIGPVTKDLLMSADATENALDIGDSGEDVTKVQTYLKKLGYLKGVTGYFGSDTHNAVLNFQSRNGLGQDGKVGSQTIAKLLSPNARKWTGSSGSSSSGNNSEGSSNSGGGTNSGGNSGGSYVSPSVERLISVAKSKLGSRYVYGAKGPNTFDCSGFVYWVLKNSGVKQSYMTSGGWAGNGRYRRISSMSSIKRGDIITYNGHVGIALGGNQMIDASSSQGRVRITNITSSYWTRNFICAFRIF encoded by the coding sequence ATGAACTTAAAGAAGATTAAAAGTTTGATAAGTGATATACCTAAGAAAATTAGCAATTATAAAAATAAATATCCTTCAAAATATAAATATATAATTATTTCATGTTCAGGTGCAGCAGCCTTGGCACTAACGGCAGCAATTGCTTTTACTCTGCCTACCTCAAGCTCAAAATTCGTTGCTACAGGTAAACAGGAAAGCACAGCTTCAGTACCTAACAAAACAACACCCCAGAAGTATTCGAAAACCACGTCTGAATCAACTGTTTTAAATAAAACATCCCGTGGTAGTAATCCTATGAATCCTTTACAAGGAGATATTATAAAGTTAGGAGTTAAAGATAGTACTGTAACTGTTATTCAAAAAAAACTTATGGAGTTGGATTATCTAGAAATTGATGAACCAACTGAAGAATTCGGAGAGCCGGTGAAATTCGCAATAGAATTATTTCAACGAAAAAATAAGTTACCTATAACCGGTGAAGTTGATGCCAAAACATACGAGCTTTTGCTTTCAGAAGATGCAAAAGAGTATACAGTTTATCTCGGGGCGGAAGGTACTGATGTACAGCAACTTCAAGAACGTCTGTATGAATTGGGCTACATAAATAAAGCAACTGGTTATTTCGGTACAGATACCGACACCGCTGTAAAGGAGTTTCAGAAAAGAAACGGTCTTTACGATGACGGTAATGTAGGTAAGCAGACAAGAGAAATTTTATATTCGGCAAAAGCAGTTCCAATGTCCTTTTACTTGGGCGATGAAAACAGTGAAATACTTCAATATAAACAGAGATTATACGAGCTTGGTTATCTGACTGCAAAACCCAACGGCAAGTATGACGATGATACCGTTCTTGCAGTAAAGCGTTTTCAGGAAAATAACGGTTTGATTTCTGATGGTTTTATAGGTCCGGTTACAAAAGATTTGCTTATGTCTGCAGATGCAACTGAAAATGCACTGGATATAGGCGATAGCGGAGAGGATGTAACAAAAGTTCAGACATACCTTAAAAAGCTTGGATATTTGAAAGGTGTAACTGGTTATTTCGGCTCCGACACACATAATGCTGTTCTTAACTTCCAGTCTAGAAATGGTTTGGGACAGGACGGTAAAGTAGGTTCACAAACTATAGCAAAACTTTTATCTCCAAATGCAAGAAAATGGACCGGCAGTTCAGGAAGCAGCTCAAGCGGTAACAATTCAGAAGGTTCAAGTAATTCTGGTGGAGGAACCAATTCCGGTGGAAACAGTGGTGGAAGCTATGTAAGTCCTAGCGTTGAGCGACTTATTTCAGTTGCAAAATCAAAACTGGGTAGCAGGTATGTATATGGTGCAAAAGGGCCAAATACCTTTGATTGTTCGGGATTTGTTTACTGGGTATTAAAGAATTCAGGAGTCAAACAAAGTTATATGACCTCGGGAGGATGGGCCGGAAATGGTAGATATAGAAGGATTTCCAGTATGAGTAGTATTAAACGCGGTGATATTATTACATACAACGGACATGTGGGTATTGCATTAGGCGGCAACCAAATGATTGATGCATCGTCAAGTCAGGGACGAGTTCGTATTACAAATATAACTTCTTCCTATTGGACAAGGAATTTTATTTGTGCATTTAGAATATTTTAA
- a CDS encoding RloB family protein, whose protein sequence is MLSITSRKPPFNVQNPYREVRPTTSKIIFLSFEGSVTEEEYFEIVSKIFDKIKTKIQFISVAEDAVNTNYKFRTPEQKLLLSKSRPKQLLERIEQFKAEKEEIYQFSKYPEDEFWIVTDVDNNTSSIWINEWNDTIKKCDEKRYGYAISNPFFEIWLLLHHLEATEEDKSFAVTDNQPYKPTSHFRNRLRRDAKAPMKKDKHISSKHYNELKIRQAIERARTLHINCNDKWPKYFATTVYILLEKIIDMIPE, encoded by the coding sequence ATGCTTAGTATTACGAGTCGAAAACCGCCTTTTAATGTTCAAAATCCTTATCGGGAAGTTCGGCCTACTACAAGTAAAATAATTTTTCTATCATTTGAAGGAAGTGTCACTGAAGAAGAGTATTTTGAAATTGTTTCAAAAATTTTTGATAAAATCAAAACTAAAATTCAGTTTATTTCAGTTGCTGAAGACGCTGTGAATACAAATTATAAATTCAGAACGCCTGAACAAAAATTGTTGCTCAGTAAGAGTCGTCCAAAGCAACTTTTGGAACGAATTGAACAATTCAAGGCTGAGAAAGAAGAAATATATCAATTTTCAAAGTATCCCGAAGATGAATTCTGGATTGTTACAGATGTTGATAATAACACTTCATCGATTTGGATTAATGAGTGGAATGATACTATAAAAAAGTGTGATGAAAAGCGCTATGGGTATGCGATTAGTAACCCTTTCTTTGAAATATGGTTGCTGCTGCACCATCTTGAAGCAACTGAGGAAGATAAATCATTTGCAGTCACGGACAACCAACCTTACAAGCCTACAAGTCATTTTCGTAACAGATTGCGAAGAGATGCTAAAGCACCAATGAAAAAAGATAAGCATATATCTTCGAAACATTACAATGAATTAAAAATCAGACAAGCTATTGAAAGAGCAAGAACACTACATATTAATTGCAATGACAAGTGGCCCAAGTACTTTGCTACAACAGTTTACATATTACTTGAAAAGATTATAGATATGATACCTGAATAA
- a CDS encoding AAA family ATPase, translating to MLLKYIVSNYKSIGHPVEFSMLPVQSINDDRFLKTIKTKAGDWRVLRRGGFFGPNASGKTTFIESLKFAKDFIVEGQKSGKSTGIDQFRGNFEDLKNISTFQFVFYLNEEVYEYGFTLDRRQVYEEWLMVLTEKDFAPLFTRVTELNGKTEIDIGPQFAHKDLKERKLAEALKEGIQENQKNQLFLYKLHDNGIKKAEEIVKWFKGLQIIFPHTKIQGLPIRMKEDIDFRSFISDNLKKLDTGVFNISVVSDEIDFPELSEKLDLPKKIIEDIEEIKNGIVNLNGKYFIFSENKNKRTVFLQIKFEHLLNGSTVKFDIDEESDGTKRLLDLLPILFAMDRKSTMIYFVDEIDRSLHTKLSQHLLNEFICNCQETYNQIVFTAHDVNLINLNDFRQEEIWFIQKNEFGESHLKPFSDFEIKQGQDYLKGYLNGRFGAVPMIRRDC from the coding sequence ATGCTATTAAAATATATTGTAAGCAATTATAAATCTATAGGTCACCCTGTTGAATTCAGTATGTTGCCTGTCCAAAGTATTAACGATGATAGATTTTTAAAAACAATAAAAACTAAAGCTGGCGATTGGAGAGTGCTCCGTAGAGGTGGGTTTTTTGGTCCTAATGCTTCAGGAAAGACGACATTTATCGAATCACTTAAATTTGCTAAAGATTTTATTGTTGAAGGTCAAAAAAGTGGGAAAAGTACAGGGATTGATCAGTTTAGAGGAAATTTTGAAGATTTAAAAAATATTTCTACATTTCAGTTTGTGTTTTATTTAAACGAGGAAGTGTATGAATATGGTTTTACATTAGACCGACGTCAAGTATACGAAGAATGGCTTATGGTGTTAACCGAAAAAGATTTTGCTCCTTTGTTTACTCGTGTCACTGAATTAAATGGAAAAACAGAGATCGATATAGGGCCGCAATTTGCACACAAAGACTTAAAGGAAAGAAAGCTAGCTGAAGCCTTAAAGGAAGGCATTCAGGAAAATCAAAAGAATCAGCTTTTTCTTTATAAGCTACATGATAACGGTATAAAAAAGGCGGAAGAAATAGTTAAATGGTTTAAAGGATTACAAATAATTTTTCCTCACACAAAAATACAAGGGTTGCCTATCAGAATGAAGGAAGATATTGATTTTAGAAGTTTCATTTCTGATAACTTAAAAAAATTAGATACAGGTGTATTTAATATTTCTGTGGTCAGTGATGAAATTGACTTTCCTGAACTATCTGAAAAATTAGATTTACCCAAAAAAATTATTGAGGACATAGAAGAAATTAAAAACGGAATCGTCAACTTAAATGGGAAATATTTCATTTTTTCAGAAAACAAAAACAAGAGAACTGTTTTTCTACAAATTAAGTTTGAACATCTTCTAAATGGTTCAACAGTAAAATTTGATATCGATGAAGAATCTGATGGAACTAAAAGATTGTTAGATTTGTTACCTATATTGTTTGCTATGGACAGAAAAAGTACAATGATTTACTTTGTTGATGAAATAGATCGTAGCCTCCACACTAAATTGTCTCAGCATTTGTTAAATGAATTTATTTGCAATTGCCAGGAAACATATAATCAGATTGTTTTTACAGCACATGATGTTAACTTGATAAATCTTAATGATTTTAGACAAGAAGAAATTTGGTTCATTCAAAAAAATGAATTCGGTGAATCTCATTTGAAACCTTTTTCAGATTTTGAAATCAAGCAAGGGCAAGATTATTTAAAGGGATATTTAAATGGTCGATTTGGTGCTGTTCCTATGATAAGGAGGGATTGTTAA
- a CDS encoding NAD(P)-dependent alcohol dehydrogenase, giving the protein MKNRAAYMTGINKIEIRDIEVPKLREKDVLVKLEYVGICGSDVHYLEHGKIGDFIVNGDFILGHECAGTVVEIGSGVQNLQVGDKVALEPGITCGQCEFCKSGRYNLCPDVEFLATPPYHGSLMNYIAFPENMCFKLPENITTKEGALVEPLAVGMHAANQGEVKLGSSVVILGAGTIGLVTLLACKANGATDITVVDVIPKRLEYAKKLGATNTINAAETDVFAEIDKLTNKKGVDIVIETAGSARTISQTPYMIKNGGTIVLVGLAPQDIIEFNFAKIMAKEATIKSVFRYKNIYPTAIKAISKGIIDITGIVTHEFDFDDVANAFDYVINNKQDVVKAVIKID; this is encoded by the coding sequence ATGAAAAATAGAGCGGCTTATATGACCGGAATAAACAAAATAGAGATAAGGGACATCGAGGTTCCAAAACTCAGAGAAAAAGATGTGCTTGTAAAACTTGAGTATGTAGGAATCTGCGGTTCAGATGTACATTATCTTGAGCATGGAAAAATTGGTGATTTTATAGTAAACGGGGATTTCATACTTGGACATGAATGTGCCGGTACTGTTGTTGAAATTGGCAGCGGAGTGCAAAACTTACAGGTGGGAGATAAGGTTGCTTTGGAGCCGGGAATAACTTGCGGACAATGCGAGTTCTGTAAATCAGGAAGATATAATCTTTGCCCCGATGTTGAATTTTTGGCAACACCGCCATACCACGGTTCATTAATGAATTATATTGCTTTCCCGGAAAATATGTGCTTTAAGCTCCCTGAAAACATAACAACAAAAGAGGGAGCATTAGTTGAACCCTTGGCTGTTGGTATGCACGCAGCAAACCAGGGAGAAGTGAAGCTTGGAAGTTCAGTTGTTATTCTTGGAGCAGGTACAATAGGACTTGTTACATTGCTTGCATGTAAAGCAAACGGTGCAACTGACATTACTGTAGTTGACGTAATACCAAAGAGGCTGGAATATGCAAAAAAACTTGGGGCCACAAATACAATAAATGCAGCAGAAACTGACGTGTTCGCAGAGATAGACAAACTCACCAATAAAAAGGGAGTGGATATTGTTATAGAAACTGCAGGGTCTGCAAGGACTATTTCACAGACTCCATACATGATTAAAAATGGCGGTACAATTGTTCTTGTAGGTTTGGCTCCACAGGATATAATAGAATTCAACTTTGCAAAAATTATGGCAAAGGAAGCTACAATTAAATCCGTATTCCGTTACAAAAATATATACCCTACAGCTATAAAGGCTATATCAAAAGGTATTATTGACATAACAGGTATAGTAACACACGAATTTGATTTTGATGATGTTGCAAATGCATTTGATTATGTAATAAACAACAAGCAGGATGTTGTTAAGGCAGTAATTAAAATAGACTAA
- a CDS encoding sugar ABC transporter substrate-binding protein, producing MKKKLISVLSMSLAITFLAACGTGANKTSDSTSSGGDGGSKSYKVAYIARAQSDSFAAWLANAVKDEAKKYPDIKLDVFDGQANDDTENSMIENAITNKYDLVIVQPNNGEAQRPYVEKVVKAGIHAITTNARISGIEGASSVDANPYEQAAVNARAALEQIPQNAKVVVLDGPSGNFHADERRKSWQKEFFEKRPDVKIVGEQIANWNKDEAMKYMEDWIQSNDKIDAVISMNDNMAAGALEVVKDNPKFKNMLAYGVDGTAEALLLIQEGRMTSTCMQSAYDLATKLLDTSNKLLTGAEKQIDTDIGNPLVNKDNVQEYIEILKKSGAIK from the coding sequence ATGAAGAAGAAATTAATTAGCGTACTATCAATGTCACTGGCAATTACTTTTCTGGCAGCATGTGGAACAGGTGCAAACAAGACTTCCGATTCAACATCTTCCGGCGGAGATGGTGGTTCAAAGAGCTATAAGGTAGCATATATAGCTCGTGCCCAATCTGACTCATTTGCAGCTTGGCTTGCAAATGCTGTAAAGGATGAAGCAAAGAAGTATCCTGATATTAAGCTTGATGTATTCGATGGTCAGGCAAATGACGATACTGAAAACTCAATGATTGAAAATGCTATTACAAACAAGTATGATCTGGTTATTGTTCAGCCAAATAATGGTGAAGCTCAAAGACCATATGTTGAAAAAGTAGTTAAGGCAGGTATACATGCAATAACAACTAATGCTCGTATTTCAGGAATTGAAGGAGCATCTTCAGTAGACGCAAATCCATATGAACAGGCTGCAGTAAATGCTCGTGCAGCATTAGAGCAGATTCCTCAAAATGCAAAAGTTGTAGTGCTAGATGGCCCTTCAGGAAACTTCCATGCTGATGAAAGACGTAAGAGCTGGCAGAAAGAATTCTTTGAAAAACGCCCAGATGTTAAAATTGTTGGTGAACAGATTGCAAACTGGAACAAAGACGAAGCTATGAAGTATATGGAAGACTGGATACAGTCAAATGACAAGATTGATGCAGTTATTTCAATGAATGATAACATGGCTGCTGGAGCACTTGAAGTAGTTAAAGATAACCCTAAGTTCAAAAACATGCTTGCATATGGTGTTGATGGAACAGCAGAAGCATTGCTCTTGATTCAGGAAGGCAGAATGACTTCAACTTGTATGCAGAGTGCATATGACCTTGCTACAAAATTACTTGATACAAGTAACAAACTCTTAACTGGTGCAGAAAAACAGATTGATACAGATATTGGAAACCCACTTGTAAATAAAGATAACGTACAGGAATATATAGAAATATTGAAGAAGTCAGGAGCTATTAAGTAA